In the genome of Streptomyces collinus, one region contains:
- a CDS encoding iron-containing redox enzyme family protein has protein sequence MEHEGPRLPTPRGPLSRGVDACLRGAGRLPRLEEVARAEVYGDDLQLALYLCYELHYRGFAGVPPEREWDPDLLRVRGAMEQRFLSALRADAHVHDSVDEALAGLLVEPVEGTGVTHFLRDEGELWQVREYAAQRSLYHLKEADPHAWVLPRLWGRAKAAMAAVEFDEWGGGRADRVHASLFAGLMADLGLDTAYGRYLDAATAEALVTVNMMSLFGLHRALRGALVGHFATVEITSSPGSRRLAEAMRRTGAGPAAEHFYDEHVEADAVHEQVVRHDVIGGLLESEPHLAPDVAFGIDATEFVEERFGTRLLADWRASRSSLCAPLAREAAHTS, from the coding sequence ATGGAGCACGAAGGACCACGTCTGCCCACCCCGCGCGGCCCGCTGAGCAGGGGCGTCGACGCCTGTCTGCGCGGCGCGGGCCGCCTGCCCCGGCTGGAGGAGGTCGCCCGCGCCGAGGTGTACGGCGACGACCTCCAGCTCGCCCTGTACCTGTGCTACGAACTGCACTACCGCGGCTTCGCGGGCGTCCCCCCGGAGCGCGAGTGGGACCCCGACCTGCTGCGCGTCCGCGGCGCCATGGAGCAGCGCTTCCTGTCCGCGCTGCGCGCCGACGCGCACGTCCACGACAGCGTGGACGAGGCACTGGCCGGCCTGCTGGTCGAGCCCGTCGAGGGCACCGGCGTCACCCACTTCCTGCGCGACGAGGGCGAGCTGTGGCAGGTGCGCGAGTACGCGGCCCAGCGCTCCCTGTACCACCTCAAGGAGGCGGACCCGCACGCCTGGGTGCTGCCGCGGCTGTGGGGCCGGGCGAAGGCGGCGATGGCGGCGGTCGAGTTCGACGAGTGGGGCGGGGGCCGCGCCGACCGCGTGCACGCTTCCCTGTTCGCCGGCCTGATGGCGGACCTGGGCCTGGACACCGCGTACGGCCGCTATCTCGACGCGGCGACCGCCGAGGCCCTGGTCACCGTGAACATGATGTCCCTCTTCGGGCTGCACCGGGCGCTCAGAGGCGCCCTGGTCGGCCACTTCGCGACGGTCGAGATCACCTCGTCACCGGGTTCGCGGCGGCTCGCCGAGGCGATGCGCCGCACCGGCGCCGGACCCGCGGCCGAGCACTTCTACGACGAGCACGTCGAGGCCGACGCGGTCCACGAGCAGGTGGTGCGGCACGACGTCATCGGCGGACTGCTGGAGAGCGAGCCGCATCTCGCCCCGGACGTCGCCTTCGGCATCGACGCCACCGAGTTCGTCGAGGAACGCTTCGGCACCCGGCTGCTCGCCGACTGGCGTGCATCACGCTCGTCCC
- a CDS encoding Ppx/GppA phosphatase family protein, with the protein MRISVVDVGSNTVRLVVADAADGVPLPVHTAKWRLRLSEQVTPGGPVPERAVDQLVDAVAEASRTATRWGAAGPLAFATAVVRNAPNRHEVLRAVRARTGVDLCTLPGEVEAELTFLGARRWMGWRSGPLALLDIGGGTFEVAFGRGRLPDFVASLPLGARRLTHEFFADEDPPSPERVRALRRKVRHQLRDVAARIRWEGPRTAVATSRTFQQLGRLCGAAPGRHGPFVDRQMHRSELRAAITRLAALPAAERAHLPGISAPRAAQSLAGAVVGHTALKLTGIKAVTVCPWAIREGVLLRHIEDGPSWWAEVTRRSAEAAPPDPVPLRIAAASR; encoded by the coding sequence ATGCGAATCAGCGTGGTGGACGTGGGATCGAACACGGTCAGACTGGTGGTCGCGGACGCGGCGGACGGGGTGCCGCTGCCGGTGCACACGGCCAAGTGGCGACTCAGGCTGTCCGAGCAGGTCACACCGGGGGGACCCGTCCCGGAGCGGGCCGTGGACCAACTCGTCGACGCGGTGGCCGAGGCGAGCAGGACCGCCACCCGGTGGGGTGCGGCGGGCCCGCTGGCCTTCGCGACCGCCGTGGTGCGCAACGCGCCGAACCGGCACGAGGTGCTGCGCGCGGTCCGCGCCCGGACGGGCGTCGACCTGTGCACCCTGCCCGGCGAGGTCGAGGCGGAACTGACGTTCCTCGGGGCCCGGCGCTGGATGGGGTGGCGGTCGGGGCCGCTCGCCCTGCTCGACATCGGCGGCGGCACCTTCGAAGTGGCTTTCGGACGCGGCCGGTTGCCCGACTTCGTGGCGTCCTTGCCGCTGGGCGCACGGCGGCTGACGCACGAGTTCTTCGCGGACGAGGACCCGCCGTCGCCCGAGCGGGTGCGGGCGCTGCGCCGCAAGGTCCGCCACCAACTGCGGGACGTCGCGGCGCGGATCCGCTGGGAGGGCCCGCGCACCGCGGTCGCCACCTCCCGCACCTTCCAGCAGCTGGGGCGGCTGTGCGGCGCGGCGCCCGGACGCCACGGCCCGTTCGTCGACCGGCAGATGCACCGCTCCGAACTGCGGGCGGCGATCACCCGGCTGGCCGCCCTGCCCGCCGCCGAACGCGCGCACCTGCCCGGCATCTCCGCGCCGCGCGCCGCGCAGAGCCTGGCGGGAGCGGTGGTCGGGCACACCGCTCTGAAGCTGACCGGCATCAAGGCCGTCACGGTCTGCCCCTGGGCGATCCGCGAAGGGGTGCTGCTGCGCCATATCGAGGACGGCCCCTCCTGGTGGGCGGAGGTCACCCGCCGCAGCGCGGAGGCCGCCCCTCCCGACCCGGTGCCGCTGCGCATCGCCGCAGCCTCCCGCTGA